A single genomic interval of Candidatus Aegiribacteria sp. harbors:
- a CDS encoding GNAT family N-acetyltransferase, giving the protein MIEYLEWDSDFFSISVGSVRSKVASESKLDSILCEMRESNFNLVYVTLPMYRLDLIARILRENETMAADTRAEMVIDLEKYCSPQSFVQSTDFILRIAEKDDIASIGELASYCFRGITRFYRDPRLSDERCDELYRTWVKRDIRQRGNLSLICTCEGIPAGFCTVDCTGDEYARIGLIGVAHEFRGSGQGQVMLKKVAGMLRDKGCKHLVAVTQLASVGAMRMYERAGFLLRETSIVVHLWKDVEGI; this is encoded by the coding sequence ATGATAGAATATCTTGAGTGGGACAGCGATTTTTTTAGTATTTCAGTGGGTTCCGTCAGGAGTAAGGTTGCTTCGGAAAGTAAACTGGACTCTATTCTTTGCGAGATGAGGGAAAGCAATTTCAATCTGGTCTATGTAACTCTACCAATGTACAGACTCGATCTGATTGCCAGGATCCTCCGCGAGAATGAAACAATGGCGGCAGACACCAGAGCGGAGATGGTAATTGATCTGGAGAAATATTGTTCTCCGCAATCGTTTGTTCAATCCACCGATTTTATCCTCAGAATTGCTGAAAAAGATGATATTGCTTCCATTGGTGAACTGGCGAGCTATTGTTTTCGCGGCATTACCCGTTTTTACAGGGATCCGCGACTCAGCGACGAAAGGTGCGACGAGCTTTATCGTACGTGGGTTAAAAGGGATATAAGGCAGAGAGGGAATCTCAGTCTGATATGTACCTGCGAAGGTATACCTGCCGGATTCTGCACAGTAGATTGTACTGGGGATGAGTATGCAAGAATAGGGCTTATCGGTGTAGCACATGAATTTCGCGGATCAGGCCAGGGACAGGTAATGCTTAAAAAAGTTGCCGGGATGCTTCGTGATAAAGGATGTAAGCATCTGGTCGCGGTAACGCAGCTGGCGAGCGTCGGAGCCATGAGGATGTACGAGAGAGCGGGTTTCCTGCTTCGGGAAACAAGTATTGTGGTTCATCTCTGGAAGGATGTGGAAGGAATATAA
- a CDS encoding glycosyltransferase family 2 protein, translating into MGYEGVSIVIPVYNSAQSLAELAKRIHAVMTEMGISYEIIMVDDGSRDDSWNVISKLSGEFLELKGIQLSRNYGQHNALLCGIRVASMPVIVTIDDDLQTPPEEIPVILSNLDDNTDVVYGTPAKEKHSFWRKAASRITKLVLQNAMGARTASRVSAFRVFRTRLREAFSNFGGAFVSIDVLLSWGTTRFESIDVRHDRRKYGRSQYTIRRLVFHALNMMTGFSTLPLEIASLIGFIFTLFGLCILIYVVGRFIVEGGSVPGFPFLASIIAIFSGVQLFSLGIIGEYLARMHFRIMDKPSYAVRAKTGDSLGMESSTE; encoded by the coding sequence CTGGGATATGAAGGTGTTTCCATTGTAATTCCAGTTTACAACAGTGCTCAGTCGCTGGCAGAGCTTGCGAAGCGGATTCATGCTGTCATGACCGAGATGGGAATATCCTATGAGATAATAATGGTTGATGACGGCAGTCGGGATGACAGCTGGAATGTAATATCGAAGTTGAGTGGGGAATTCCTGGAACTGAAAGGCATTCAGCTGAGCCGTAACTACGGCCAGCACAATGCGCTGCTATGCGGTATAAGGGTGGCGAGCATGCCGGTTATCGTAACCATCGATGATGATCTTCAGACTCCTCCGGAGGAAATTCCTGTAATTCTTTCTAATCTGGACGATAACACAGATGTGGTTTACGGTACACCGGCAAAGGAGAAACACAGTTTCTGGAGAAAAGCAGCTTCGCGAATTACAAAGCTGGTTCTGCAAAACGCCATGGGAGCGAGAACGGCCTCAAGAGTTAGTGCGTTCAGGGTTTTTAGAACCCGGCTTCGGGAGGCGTTCAGTAATTTCGGAGGAGCATTCGTTTCCATCGATGTACTACTTTCTTGGGGAACTACAAGGTTTGAATCGATTGATGTAAGACATGACCGCAGGAAGTACGGGCGGTCCCAATACACCATTCGAAGGCTTGTATTTCACGCATTGAACATGATGACGGGTTTCAGTACACTTCCTCTGGAGATAGCGAGCCTGATAGGTTTCATATTCACACTTTTTGGTCTGTGTATCCTGATCTATGTTGTCGGGCGCTTTATTGTAGAGGGGGGAAGCGTACCGGGCTTCCCATTTCTTGCCTCTATAATAGCCATTTTCTCAGGTGTTCAGCTCTTCTCTCTTGGTATCATAGGCGAATACCTTGCCCGAATGCACTTCAGGATAATGGATAAACCATCCTATGCAGTGAGAGCTAAAACGGGCGATTCACTAGGTATGGAGTCATCAACAGAATGA
- the rffA gene encoding dTDP-4-amino-4,6-dideoxygalactose transaminase: MNREWRIPFNRAALVGSEIEYVQQAIAEGHISGGGSFTEKCQSLLRDSLEVEAVILTTSGTHALEIAALLLDIVPGDEVIMPSFTFVSTANAFALRNARIIFADIRPDTLNIDEEQLPSLLSDRTRAVVPVHYGGVACEMDVINELCGARGITVLEDNAHGLFATYRGKYLGTLGRMAALSFHETKNVTCGEGGALIINDPSLISRAEIIRDKGTDRSRFIRGEVDKYTWVSLGSSYQPSDMLAAYLLAQLEKKREIATKRSILWNRYMDGLDDWAAGNRVRLPTVPDGCGHSAHIFYLLMPNQTSRDVLIERLRRKGILAVFHYQPLHLSKMAEGNYECPVTESVASRLVRLPLYFGLKETEQDSVIREVRNLKL; the protein is encoded by the coding sequence ATGAATCGGGAGTGGAGAATCCCGTTTAATAGAGCTGCCCTTGTGGGCAGTGAGATTGAATATGTACAACAGGCTATAGCGGAAGGTCATATTTCCGGTGGAGGAAGTTTCACGGAAAAATGTCAGAGTCTGCTTAGGGACTCCCTGGAGGTCGAAGCTGTTATTCTTACTACCTCCGGCACCCATGCTCTGGAGATTGCTGCTCTTCTTCTAGATATAGTACCTGGTGATGAAGTGATAATGCCATCCTTTACCTTCGTTTCCACCGCCAATGCCTTTGCTCTCAGGAACGCCAGAATAATCTTCGCAGATATCAGGCCTGACACTCTGAACATTGACGAGGAACAACTTCCTTCGCTGCTATCAGATAGAACCAGGGCAGTGGTTCCCGTTCACTACGGCGGGGTTGCCTGTGAAATGGACGTGATCAATGAGTTATGCGGGGCAAGGGGTATTACAGTACTCGAAGACAACGCGCATGGCCTTTTTGCCACATACAGGGGCAAATATCTTGGTACTCTGGGAAGGATGGCTGCCCTGAGTTTCCATGAGACGAAAAACGTTACATGCGGTGAAGGCGGTGCTTTGATCATCAACGATCCTTCCCTGATCTCCAGAGCCGAGATCATTCGTGACAAGGGTACAGACAGATCCCGTTTCATAAGGGGTGAAGTAGACAAATATACATGGGTTTCACTGGGCTCCAGCTACCAACCATCTGACATGCTTGCTGCATATTTATTGGCGCAGTTAGAGAAAAAGCGCGAGATAGCCACGAAACGTTCGATTCTGTGGAACAGGTATATGGATGGCCTGGACGATTGGGCGGCAGGCAACAGAGTAAGACTTCCAACGGTACCGGATGGCTGCGGGCATTCAGCGCACATTTTTTACCTGTTGATGCCAAATCAAACATCCAGGGATGTCCTGATAGAGAGACTAAGACGAAAAGGAATTCTGGCGGTTTTTCATTATCAACCGTTGCATTTATCTAAAATGGCCGAAGGAAACTACGAATGTCCCGTAACGGAGTCTGTTGCTTCAAGGCTGGTCAGGTTGCCTCTCTACTTCGGATTAAAAGAAACAGAACAGGATTCAGTCATCAGAGAAGTTCGGAATCTAAAACTGTAG